AAAGGCTTTTCAACAACCCAGTCAATTTCTGCTTCAGGATATTTTTTCTTAAGAAAAGAAATAACAGGAAGTGCTTGAATGATGTCACCGAGAGAAGATGTTTTAACAAGAAGGATTTTCATCTTTTTTCAGACATCAAATAATTTAGATTCAAAAATATACGGATATAGTACAAAATGTTCCATGAAAAATCATAGCCTAAATCTCCTTTTGAGGCTATACCTAGAAAGGGAATTCAAAACGTTGTTTTACACGAGGATAAATGAAACGACAAGACGTTATTTTTTCGAATAAGCACCCTCGCGAAATGTATCTCTTAGCCCTGACAGAAATGTGCCAGCGTTTCGCCTATTGGGGAATTGGAAACCTCCTCGTTCTTTACCTCGTGACACACCTTTCATATTCCACACCAAAGGCGACACATCTTTTTGGCGCATATACAGGAATCGCTTTTACACTTCCTATTTTAGGAGGATGGATTGCTGATAAGTGGAACTACCAAAGCCCCATACTCCTTGGAACGCTTTTGACAGCTGCAGGATGTTTTTTATTAGCAACTTTGAGCGAGACTCTCATTCTTCCAGCACTCGCTCTTCTTGCTTTTGGAGGGGGTCTGTTTACCCCTGCAATTTACTCTCTTTTAGGAAGTGTCTATGCAAAAAAACCTCACATCCGTGAGGGAGGATTTTCCATTTACTACGCTTCGGTCAATGTTGGAATTTTCGTCGCTATGATCGTCCTGGGCTATCTCCAAACGGTTGATTGGAGACTCGTTTTTATCTTGTGTGGCTGTGTTCAGATGCTTGGTATCGTCCCTTACTTTGCTGTGATTGGGAAATTAAAAAACCTTGAAGTTCCCTCCCATTACTTCGTCTCAAAAAAAAACGACCCAAATCACTTTCCCCTCAAAAAACATGAAAAGAACCGTATCTATGTTATATTAATTATGACTCTTGTCTCGGTTCTTTTTTGGATGGCCTACAATCAAGCGGGTTCTTCAATGACCCTGTTTGCTCTTAAATTTACCGACAGAACGTTTGGTGGATTTACGGTTCCAACCCCTTGGTTTACCTCAGCAGAAACCTTTTTCCTCCTTGTCTTCGCCTTCCCCCTTGCTTCCCTCTACCTCTTTTTACGACGCATAAAATCAAGTGCAAGCCCTCCAATGAAAACAGCCCTCAGCCTATTCTTCATGGGACTATGCTTCCTCGTAATGCAACGAGCAGCAGCCCACATTCCCCAAGGCGCCGATCACGCTCATGTGAATCCCTTTTACTTGATCTCTTCCTTTGGTCTCATGGCTCTTGCTGAACTTTTTCTTGCTCCTATAGGTCTCTCACTTGTGACTCATCTCAGCCCCCACCGCTATCGTGGACTCCTTACAGGAGTATGGTTTGCCTGCATCGGAATTGGGTTCTATCTCGGAGGGTATGTTGCCGGCTGGATGACTAAGATCCACCTCTCAAGCTTTTTCGATATTTTTGTTGTCACCTCCTTTGTCCCAGCTTTCATTCTCGTCCTTTTCAGCAAAAAGCTCGACAATATGCGTCATATCGACTACCTATAGCGCCTAAAGTTAAACTAGTTATTTAATTGAATTTTAGTCTTTTTATCGTTATGATTTCCCCAAAATCAAACAAACAGAATGGGGAAATCATGACTGTTAATTTTAATCATTACTTTAAAGAATCTAAAGTTACCGGCGCTCTAAAAGAAAAAGAAGCGGCCCTATTGGAGGGTGCCGTCATAGAGTATCAGGATAAGAGATACCATTTTCAAATACTTCCTACCACTACTGAAACTAGACTAAAAACAAGACTTATTTTTCAAGCATACACTGAAACACGACATGAAATCCGTTACTACGATAAGGGAGAAAGTAAAGCTGGATTTATTGGAGGTTCCCGCTTTGGAAATGGCGCAATTCCTATAGGAACACGATTTTTTGAAGTCATTATTAAAGGAAATATTATCAAAGAAGCTGAAGAGATTATCTTCAAAGGAAATCTACAAGAAGCTGAAACAACATTTTATGCGGCCCATGAGGGACTTCCTGCACCTAAAAAAGCTGTAGAAGAAGAAGAGGAGGTAATCATCCCTCCTGTGACAACAACTGCATGGACAAGACCTCAGAAAGCTTCACTACTTGTTGCGGCCGTTCTAGCGACAATGACGATTACTTATGGAGCAAAAAAAATGGTTAATCATTATGATCTCAAGGCTCCTAAAATGCCTACTTTAGAGGACCTTAAGGCTTCTCTAGACAAACTTAGAAACTGGAGAAAAGGGGCGGCGGCTGCTTAAACTTTTCTTTACTCTTAGTTAAGATTCCAAGGTGGGCTAAGCCCACCTTTTTAGTGGAAAAATAAATTTACAATCACTATACTCCTCGCAAGATGAGCTAAATTTAGGGATGGGCAAATGGCTATTATGTTAAATAATTATTTTCTGATACAAAAATCACACTTTCTGACTACCTAGCTCAGATGAAACAAAAACTGCGTCCCCAAGGCGCCCCAGTTAAAGTATAAAGAAGAGAAAACATGAAAATAACATTAGGAAATTATTTAAAAAATCCATTACTAGATCAGGTTAGATCCAATTATAGTGAACTTATCCAAGGACAAGGATTTACTCACAAAGATAAAACCTATCTTGTAAAGATGATTGAAACCTCAGTTGATGAGAAGAAAGCTCTTGTGATCATCGCAAGAGCTGCAGATAGGGTTTTTGGAGAAATCTTCTACGCAGATAAAACATCTGAATTTATCAAAACTACCAGTCATGCTGATTGCCCACCGCAACTTAGAACAATTATTACGGTCGGGAAAAGAGCTGAGGCAGAAGAAGTTAATTACGTTGGTGAAGAACTCAATGCACGTCAACAAGTTCTAGTAGACCTATTTAAAAAGGAGGAGGGAATCTCTCCTCCTTCTACTGTTGGTGAAGAGCTCAATGAAGATCAACAAGTTCTAGTAGACCTATTTAAAAAGGAGGAGGAAATCTCTCCTCCTTCTACTGTTGGTGAAGAGCTCAATGAAGATCAACAAGTTCTAGTGGGCCCATTTAAAAAGGAGGAGGAAATCTCTCCTCCTTCTACTGAAAGATATTCAAGAAATCAAAAAGCTTTTGCTTTATTCGTGTCTGTATTGTTTCTATCCACGACTGCATATGGTGCAAATAAGGTTAGAAAAGGAGACATCACACTTCCAACGCGAAAGGAAATTGGTGACTTCTTATCAAAAACAAAGTCAAATGCTTCTGACTATCTATCTCAGTTGAGACAGAAGTGGATGCCTCAGAAGGGCGTTAAAGCTTAAACTTGGTCTTTAGAGCCAATTGCTAAGCTCCTGATCAGTCGATTTTTGTGGAGTTTTTTCAAATTTGGTCCTGTGACAAAATTTCACATA
The window above is part of the Candidatus Neptunochlamydia sp. REUL1 genome. Proteins encoded here:
- a CDS encoding peptide MFS transporter, which codes for MKRQDVIFSNKHPREMYLLALTEMCQRFAYWGIGNLLVLYLVTHLSYSTPKATHLFGAYTGIAFTLPILGGWIADKWNYQSPILLGTLLTAAGCFLLATLSETLILPALALLAFGGGLFTPAIYSLLGSVYAKKPHIREGGFSIYYASVNVGIFVAMIVLGYLQTVDWRLVFILCGCVQMLGIVPYFAVIGKLKNLEVPSHYFVSKKNDPNHFPLKKHEKNRIYVILIMTLVSVLFWMAYNQAGSSMTLFALKFTDRTFGGFTVPTPWFTSAETFFLLVFAFPLASLYLFLRRIKSSASPPMKTALSLFFMGLCFLVMQRAAAHIPQGADHAHVNPFYLISSFGLMALAELFLAPIGLSLVTHLSPHRYRGLLTGVWFACIGIGFYLGGYVAGWMTKIHLSSFFDIFVVTSFVPAFILVLFSKKLDNMRHIDYL